A region of the Mytilus trossulus isolate FHL-02 chromosome 11, PNRI_Mtr1.1.1.hap1, whole genome shotgun sequence genome:
TTTATAAATACACAAACAATACGATATTACAAAGATAAATATACACAACATCGGATGACAGGGAATAAACTCCCAAAAAATGGATGAAAACTAATTTAGTTTAACATATTTGTGAACGGTCACTGTAGATTACctgagctgtatttggcaaaacaggtgggaacttttggtcctcaagTCTCTTCAACTTCCTACTCTATTTGGCCATTTATTTgcaaccactgggtcaatgccactgctggtggagatttatttccccgagggtatcaccagcccagtagttagcacttaagttatcattgatatgttcataaacATAAATTACTTGTAACTGTTAACAacactttttgaaaaaatatagctTTTCTAAcacaggaatagattaccttagctttatttggcaacacttttagaaacttttagaaatttttggtccgcgatgctcttcaacttcgtactcttTTTggcaatttaaacttttttttgattcaagcgtcactgatgatgagtttatttgaataaTGTATCAAACTTAAAGGGATGCCTAAATAATACTGGTACCACATCAACAGTGATCTAACCGTATGTATACCATTATATACACTGTTAGAttacattcaaatatatatttaattcatatgaatttattaaaaaaaaacgtaggtACATTATTTGTAGAAACTTACCCACAATTTGAACATCTGTTCAGCTTTATCTGTGAACAATTCATGTATGAAACActcaccattttcaaattgttggTAAAACAATGAAAACGAGTGCATTATATATAGTATCTGGTTTTCAAAGAAACTatgtattttcttcatttgaaaatgttaaaagttttatctatataaaggAAAGAAGGATGAACGTAAGTTTAATAAAACTCAATGGAGTTATTTCACAATTATGCAGCTCTTAAGTGTTTGACAAATAATAAATCGTTTATATTAAGCTTTAACGAATTATGTGTTGATTGATCGTAAAACAAAACTAGGTCTGCCTCATGATTAAATATTGACTTAAGGTGTATTCACCTCTAAATTATTTAACACTTTACGTTTTACTCTTCATGTTTTGGCTTTGCatgtttattttagaaaattatagtgTTCTGCAggaaaaacatatttgtatatttaccTGATATTGTAGGTGCCTATCCGTTTCCTTATGTCATCTTCATTTACATATTTGCTATTGTAAGATATATACGGAAACTCAGTAAGATAGTCTATCTTTAGTTTGTTGATCTCTTCTTTCagattgttaattttttgtatcattGTCCTGTCTTGTTTCATCTTATCTAGTTCTTGTCTGTCCTTGTCTAATTTTAATCCAGCATCAAGTACGGATTCAGCCTCAGACATCATATGTATAAGCTTGTATTTTTCCTTCTGGGATTGTTCTTTAACTAAGGCAATCATCTCAGCTATGGATTTGTCAACCATACGTTTAATCATGGTGCTTTCTTCAGTGATGGTCATTATAACAGACTCAACGGCATTGTCAAACCATATCAAGCTCTGCtcaatatttttcttatgttgGTTTGCTTCCCTTCTCCTGCTATTTATTCGTGTATCGTTTTCC
Encoded here:
- the LOC134689971 gene encoding E3 ubiquitin-protein ligase TRIM71-like; amino-acid sequence: MAQAVSKTCEMCMSAAGSQYCLDCEEYHCANCKLLHYRQKLSRTHQFQKASDLIPEGTSKCNEHKEELTLMCITCGVLVCTSCVTGKHNGHTFSKFSEVIAQLRGENDTRINSRRREANQHKKNIEQSLIWFDNAVESVIMTITEESTMIKRMVDKSIAEMIALVKEQSQKEKYKLIHMMSEAESVLDAGLKLDKDRQELDKMKQDRTMIQKINNLKEEINKLKIDYLTEFPYISYNSKYVNEDDIRKRIGTYNIR